One stretch of Euphorbia lathyris chromosome 7, ddEupLath1.1, whole genome shotgun sequence DNA includes these proteins:
- the LOC136201463 gene encoding large ribosomal subunit protein uL24z-like, whose amino-acid sequence MKYNPRVSSSRRKNRKAHFTAPSSVRRILMSAPLSTDLRQKYNVRSMPVRKDDEVQIVRGTYKGREGKVVQVYRKKWVIHIERITREKVNGSTVNVGINPSKVVVTKLRLDKDRKSLLDRKAKGRAAADKDKGTKFTAEDIMQSID is encoded by the coding sequence ATGAAGTACAACCCCAGGGTTTCATCTTCCCGGCGCAAGAACCGTAAGGCTCACTTCACGGCCCCTTCATCCGTTCGCCGTATCCTCATGAGCGCCCCCCTCTCCACCGACCTCCGACAGAAGTACAACGTCAGATCTATGCCTGTCCGCAAGGACGACGAGGTCCAGATTGTGCGTGGTACTTACAAGGGCCGCGAAGGTAAAGTTGTTCAAGTATACCGTAAGAAGTGGGTGATCCATATCGAGCGCATCACAAGGGAGAAGGTGAACGGTTCTACAGTCAACGTCGGAATCAACCCTTCGAAAGTTGTCGTCACCAAGCTCCGCCTTGACAAGGACCGTAAGTCGCTGCTTGACCGCAAGGCCAAGGGTCGCGCCGCCGCTGATAAGGACAAGGGTACCAAGTTCACAGCAGAGGATATAATGCAATCCATCgattga